The following proteins are encoded in a genomic region of Magallana gigas chromosome 1, xbMagGiga1.1, whole genome shotgun sequence:
- the LOC136272050 gene encoding RE1-silencing transcription factor B-like, whose product MAKTKTTPNYEFRRCPMCSYSARSEEDYKGHVFKCAMRTFQCPVCDFCNNKEANLKRHMKRCHPGLAKEEVVKLGSKEDKCEEVKEQREDDWLAQDPGDLIGEISDEDSDKDDDGDTTSDKEAESQEKEVDESLLEGRMFRKPTTPSLPIISKRKSSDVHLSPAQPKKLRKEDQAVQTSLGGEHFGNSFGSRRDCRTQTDPLKRILTTRTVKKFRDGNVDTKIVSKEKVVFDM is encoded by the coding sequence ATGGCAAAGACTAAGACCACTCCAAATTATGAGTTTCGGCGTTGTCCAATGTGTTCCTATTCAGCAAGAAGTGAAGAAGACTACAAAGGACACGTCTTCAAGTGTGCTATGCGGACCTTCCAATGTCCTGTGTGCGACTTCTGTAATAATAAAGAAGCTAACCTGAAGCGACACATGAAGAGATGTCACCCTGGCCTAGCCAAGGAAGAAGTCGTTAAGTTGGGAAGCAAGGAGGATAAGTGTGAAGAAGTGAAAGAACAGCGGGAAGACGATTGGCTTGCTCAAGATCCGGGAGATCTTATTGGAGAAATTTCAGATGAGGATAGCGATAAAGACGATGATGGAGACACCACGAGTGATAAAGAAGCTGAATCTCAAGAGAAAGAGGTAGATGAAAGTTTGCTTGAGGGAAGGATGTTTAGGAAGCCGACAACGCCTTCGCTTCCGATAATTAGTAAGCGGAAATCTTCGGATGTTCACTTGTCTCCTGCACAACCTAAAAAGTTGAGAAAGGAGGATCAAGCCGTGCAGACTTCATTAGGTGGTGAACACTTTGGAAACTCGTTTGGAAGCAGGAGGGACTGCAGAACTCAAACGGATCCTTTGAAAAGAATCCTGACAACGAGAACTGTCAAGAAGTTCAGAGATGGAAATGTTGACACTAAGATCGTTTCTAAAGAAAAAGTTGTGTTTGATATGTGA